A window of Apium graveolens cultivar Ventura chromosome 8, ASM990537v1, whole genome shotgun sequence contains these coding sequences:
- the LOC141676722 gene encoding outer envelope membrane protein 7 yields the protein MGGITAAIIAIAGIVLGWITIEIACKPCLEQGRQAIDRSLNPDYDPDDDNDHHTNISIRAPLNPPSKITDNDHHQEPASSRLA from the coding sequence ATGGGAGGGATAACAGCAGCGATAATAGCAATAGCAGGAATAGTACTGGGCTGGATTACAATAGAGATAGCTTGTAAACCATGTCTTGAACAGGGTCGTCAAGCCATTGATCGCAGTCTCAATCCTGATTATGATCCTGACGATGATAATGATCATCATACCAACATTTCAATTCGAGCTCCTCTTAACCCACCTTCCAAAATCACTGATAATGATCATCATCAAGAGCCTGCGTCTTCTCGTCTCGCCTGA